A genomic window from Hymenobacter tibetensis includes:
- a CDS encoding DUF7710 domain-containing protein yields MEQEDADTDVWVFHGLGGRFASGVFTTRDKAEAWIDQHHLTGVLTRYPMDQGVYDWAKEKQLFQPTKPEQTEAVFIQRFTSGSQEHYHYDPNDIG; encoded by the coding sequence ATGGAGCAAGAGGATGCCGATACAGACGTATGGGTCTTTCACGGCTTGGGCGGCCGGTTTGCCAGCGGGGTATTCACAACGCGTGACAAGGCCGAGGCGTGGATTGACCAGCATCACCTAACCGGTGTGCTAACTCGCTACCCAATGGACCAGGGCGTGTATGATTGGGCCAAAGAAAAGCAGCTGTTTCAGCCCACCAAGCCGGAACAAACCGAGGCAGTCTTTATCCAACGGTTTACCTCAGGCAGCCAAGAGCACTACCACTACGACCCAAACGACATCGGGTGA
- a CDS encoding ankyrin repeat domain-containing protein, with amino-acid sequence MSKSRTAASPCLSPEAIRAVHQQDYPTLEQLVTNATVNLLDSSGRSVLSFVVTYGNVAILQWLLTKGPALDQQDRNGWTALHFTAQAYTVEMAALLLAAGATVDVPDVYGNTPLWRAAFESRGRGAMLQLLLAHGANPDQPNDSGVTPRQLAETIANFDVKQLFAQ; translated from the coding sequence ATGAGCAAATCCCGTACTGCAGCTTCGCCCTGTTTATCTCCCGAGGCCATCCGGGCTGTTCATCAGCAGGATTACCCGACCCTGGAGCAGTTGGTGACGAACGCCACCGTCAACCTACTGGACAGCAGTGGCCGAAGCGTGCTTTCGTTTGTCGTGACCTATGGGAACGTGGCCATACTGCAATGGCTGCTAACCAAAGGCCCTGCACTAGACCAGCAAGACCGTAACGGATGGACAGCGCTTCATTTTACGGCCCAAGCCTACACTGTGGAAATGGCAGCGTTGCTGCTCGCGGCGGGTGCCACAGTCGATGTGCCGGATGTCTATGGCAATACCCCGTTGTGGCGGGCAGCGTTTGAATCGCGGGGACGAGGCGCGATGCTGCAACTCTTGCTCGCGCACGGGGCTAATCCCGACCAGCCCAACGACAGCGGCGTGACCCCGCGGCAACTGGCCGAAACCATTGCTAACTTTGATGTTAAGCAGCTCTTTGCGCAGTAG